A region from the Triticum urartu cultivar G1812 chromosome 1, Tu2.1, whole genome shotgun sequence genome encodes:
- the LOC125532704 gene encoding uncharacterized protein LOC125532704: protein MVMRIASLLPPLAGAHRRGPGPVRLTRTEARRSIARQRAHRPRPTHDDLSNSGQDGRGQVPPVPGGREGPADADGGASQDLPHEAQVSATRGEDCFAISTYPVHQRQHLRGRLRALFGQLGAMLSELFTN, encoded by the exons atggtgatgaggatcgcctccctcctccctcccctcgccggaGCTCACCGGCGGGGCCCTGGGCCTGTGCGGCTCACGCGAACAGAAGCCCGTCGCAGCATCGCACGGCAGCGAGCCCATCGCCCCAGACCGACGCACGACGACCTCAGCAACTCCGGCCAGGATGGTCGCGGTCAGG TTCCACCAGTACCAGGTGGTCGGGAGGGGCCTGCCGACGCCGACGGAGGAGCATCCCAGGATCTACCGCATGAAGCTCAGG TGTCTGCAACAAGAGGGGAGGACTGCTTTGCAATCTCAACGTACCCTGTTCATCAGAGACAACATCTCCGTGGGCGCCTCCGTGCGCTCTTTGGGCAGCTCGGAGCCATGCTGTCAGAGCTCTTCACCAACTAG
- the LOC125505936 gene encoding uncharacterized protein LOC125505936, with translation MMEPHFFTGCSKLGADALDPLYFLTTTYVLDVKLIVSKMASDEDSLDDQNPRSWTVSNTSAINKTEEASSTVQDHHPQKAVVNFLKDDNTTKTIHEQWQAKAKVAS, from the exons ATGATGGAGCCTCATTTTTTTACTGGATGTAGTAAGCTAGGTGCGGATGCTCTTGATCCCTTGTATTTTCTCACCACTACGTATGTCTTGGATGTAAAAT TGATTGTTTCCAAGATGGCCAGTGATGAGGATTCACTAGATGATCAAAACCCTAGATCTTGGACCGTTAGCAACACTAGTGCT ATTAACAAGACAGAAGAAGCATCCAGCACGGTCCAGGATCATCACCCACAAAAAGCAGTAGTGAACTTCTTAAAGGATGACAATACCACCAAAACGATCCATGAGCAATGGCAAGCAAAAGCTAAGGTTGCGTCGTAG